In a genomic window of Oncorhynchus kisutch isolate 150728-3 linkage group LG9, Okis_V2, whole genome shotgun sequence:
- the LOC109896414 gene encoding cerebellin-1, whose amino-acid sequence MHRLPLPCSSLPHLIITLNYALFLGLILILQWGPLGARAQNDTEPIVLEGKCLVVCDSTPSSEPSGNALGMSVRSGAGRVAFSAVRNTNHEPSEMSNRTMTIYFDQILVNVGSHFDPARSIFVAPRKGVFSFCFHVVKVYNRQTIQVSLVLNGHPVISAFAGDQDVTREAATNAGLVTMERGDKAYLKLERGNLMGGWKYSTFSGFLVFPL is encoded by the exons ATGCACCGCCTTCCTCTTCCTTGTTCATCTTTGCCCCACCTCATAATAACACTTAACTACGCACTTTTCCTTGGACTAATTTTAATCCTCCAATGGGGTCCCCTGGGGGCCAGAGCTCAGAATGACACTGAGCCAATCGTGTTGGAGGGGAAGTGTCTGGTGGTTTGTGACTCCACCCCCTCGTCAGAACCGTCGGGTAACGCGTTGGGGATGTCGGTGCGGTCAGGGGCCGGTCGAGTGGCGTTCTCCGCTGTCCGGAACACTAACCACGAACCCTCTGAGATGAGCAACCGTACCATGACCATCTACTTTGACCAG ATCCTGGTGAATGTGGGCAGCCATTTTGACCCAGCACGCAGCATCTTTGTGGCTCCCAGAAAAGGAGTCTTCAGTTTCTGCTTCCATGTGGTCAAAGTATACAACCGACAGACAATACAG gtgagtcTGGTATTGAACGGACACCCGGTGATTTCAGCATTCGCTGGGGACCAGGACGTGACCAGGGAAGCAGCCACCAATGCTGGGTTGGTTACcatggagagaggagacaaggcTTATCTCAAACTGGAGAGAGGGAACCTGATGGGGGGATGGAAATACTCCACCTTCTCTGGGTTTCTGGTGTTTCCTTtgtag